Part of the Solanum pennellii chromosome 10, SPENNV200 genome is shown below.
ttttaaaatattttaaatttcataaatattttatagaatcAATTGGcagaatacaaatataaaaatacagtTGTAGAAACTATGGTTATGTATGGTAAATGCATATCACATGTCTTACTATGTTACAAGACTCATCCAGACTATGATCCTGTCTATAGAGGCATGACTAAGATTATATATGATTGATATAAAGACAAAATAATGTTACatgaagatatatattttttaagatttaagaAGGTAAAGTCCAAAACTGTATGATTGATCAATTTGATACTCTCATCAAGATAAAGGAATAGAGATCTGCACTAACAATTTcaatgatgataacaataaCAACTTGCACACTAGAGAACAAGAATttgagatattatttaattcttgAAACTTTTCTATAAAGCTTAACATTGTAAAAGTAGTATTCACATAACTAAATGGAGCTTTTATTCTCCCAATTCTCTATATTTCTTAGCTTTCTACTCTTTCTACTCATAGCTATTAAGCTTATGAGTGAATCCAAGAgaggaaaagggtcaaatttaCCCCCCGGTCCACGAAAACTTCCTCTTATTGGGAACTTGCATCAGTTAATGGGATCACTCCCTCATCATACTTTGAGAGACATGGCTAATGAATACGGACCGATTATGCACCTAAGATTTGGTGAAGTTCCTACTGTTATTGTATCCTCAGCTGAAGCAGCGAAAGAAGTTATGAAAACACATGATCTTGTTTTTGCAGATAGGCCGAAAATACTTGTTGCAGATATAATTGGATACAATAGCACTCAGATTACATTTTCGCCTTATGGTGATCATTGGAGACaacttagaaaaatatgtgTTGCAGAGCTACTAAATGTCAAACGCGTACAGTCATTTGAGTCGATAAGACAAGAGGAAGTGGAGGATCTCATCAAGACGATTTCCTCGAATCCTTCTGGTACTACCATCAATCTAAGTCAAATGATATTTACTTTGACAAACAACATAATTGCCAGAGCGGCATTTGGTAGGAAACTAGAGAATCAAGATGAATTTATCGGTACCTTGAGGAAAATAGTTGATCTTGCAGGTGGATTTGACTTGCCAGACACATTCCCTTCACTCAAATTTCTCCATCCTCTAACTGGTGCAAAGGCTGCAATGGAGAAAATACATCACCAAATCGACAAGATTTTAGAAAGCGTTCTCCAAGAGCATAAAGCTGCAAGGAAAGTAACAATCAATCATAAGGACAAGATGCACAAGGAAGATCTTGTAGATGTACTattgagagttcaagaaagtaGTGACCTTGATGTTCCTATCACAACTGACACAATCAAAGCTGTCATTCTTGTATGTTTTAGAAAGCTTAGGACTTGAGTTTAACTTTTATATACAAAAGAACTATTTACGCGATCAACTAATCTAACTATAATTGCATTGTCAGGAAACATTTATTGCGGGGACTGACACATCATCGACAGCCTTAGAGTGGGCAATGGCAGAACTGATGAAGAATCCACATGTAATGGAGCAAGCGCAGGCCGAAGTGAGAAAAACATTCAAAGGAAAAAGTATGATGACAGAGTCTGAAGTGCAGCAACTGGACTACTTAAAATTAGTTATCAAAGAAACATTGAGATTGCACGCGCCTGTGCCTTTGTTAGTACCAAGAGTAGCTAGAGAAAGATGTGAACTTGGCGGATATGAGATACAGGCCAATACAAGGTTAATGGTTAATGCATGGGCAATATGCAGGGATCCGAAATACTGGGAAAATGCTGAATGCTTTGAACCAGAAAGACATCGGAATTCAACACTCGATTTCAAAGGGAATAACTTTGAGTTCATACCATTTGGTGCTGGAAGGAGAGCATGTCCTGGTATTTTGTTTGGAATTTCAAATCTTGAACTTCCACTTGCTCAGCTTTTGTTGCATTTTGATTGGAAACTACCAAATGGAATTGAACCAAATAACCTTGACATGACAGAGGCTTTTGGTGAAACAGTAAGGAAGAAGACCAACTTGCATGTAATTGGAATTCCTTGTGGGAATACGAGTGATTATCAGAATATAAATTGAATCGTTTTCTAGTCTAGGAAAAGAAGGAATTGCTATAATAACTTGTATGTGCGttatattttcttcaatcttctcttTGATTGCTCTTTGTATCCGTCGTTGGACTTAGGGGCTTAtctcatttggaaaattttaGTAATAAAGGGGTGATCACTACCTACTGTTTCTCCCTAATGTTCTTTGCCAAATATCTCTAGTTTTTGTTTAATTGTTAGTGTATCATATATTCAAATGGTGAAAATTGATCTAATTAATATCTATGTGGAGGATATATTTCAAAATCttgatttatttcataaaaatgagaaaatattaCCCCAAATTTTACTCATGAATGTTGCTAGGTTGGACGAGCCAGGAAG
Proteins encoded:
- the LOC107032590 gene encoding premnaspirodiene oxygenase-like isoform X1; amino-acid sequence: MELLFSQFSIFLSFLLFLLIAIKLMSESKRGKGSNLPPGPRKLPLIGNLHQLMGSLPHHTLRDMANEYGPIMHLRFGEVPTVIVSSAEAAKEVMKTHDLVFADRPKILVADIIGYNSTQITFSPYGDHWRQLRKICVAELLNVKRVQSFESIRQEEVEDLIKTISSNPSGTTINLSQMIFTLTNNIIARAAFGRKLENQDEFIGTLRKIVDLAGGFDLPDTFPSLKFLHPLTGAKAAMEKIHHQIDKILESVLQEHKAARKVTINHKDKMHKEDLVDVLLRVQESSDLDVPITTDTIKAVILETFIAGTDTSSTALEWAMAELMKNPHVMEQAQAEVRKTFKGKSMMTESEVQQLDYLKLVIKETLRLHAPVPLLVPRVARERCELGGYEIQANTRLMVNAWAICRDPKYWENAECFEPERHRNSTLDFKGNNFEFIPFGAGRRACPGILFGISNLELPLAQLLLHFDWKLPNGIEPNNLDMTEAFGETVRKKTNLHVIGIPCGNTSDYQNIN
- the LOC107032590 gene encoding premnaspirodiene oxygenase-like isoform X2, giving the protein MSESKRGKGSNLPPGPRKLPLIGNLHQLMGSLPHHTLRDMANEYGPIMHLRFGEVPTVIVSSAEAAKEVMKTHDLVFADRPKILVADIIGYNSTQITFSPYGDHWRQLRKICVAELLNVKRVQSFESIRQEEVEDLIKTISSNPSGGFDLPDTFPSLKFLHPLTGAKAAMEKIHHQIDKILESVLQEHKAARKVTINHKDKMHKEDLVDVLLRVQESSDLDVPITTDTIKAVILETFIAGTDTSSTALEWAMAELMKNPHVMEQAQAEVRKTFKGKSMMTESEVQQLDYLKLVIKETLRLHAPVPLLVPRVARERCELGGYEIQANTRLMVNAWAICRDPKYWENAECFEPERHRNSTLDFKGNNFEFIPFGAGRRACPGILFGISNLELPLAQLLLHFDWKLPNGIEPNNLDMTEAFGETVRKKTNLHVIGIPCGNTSDYQNIN